Proteins found in one Pseudomonas sp. P8_241 genomic segment:
- a CDS encoding transporter substrate-binding domain-containing protein, translating to MGNRRFANWLSGAACIMLAGMSAAQAQPIRFAVAAEPYPPYTEKQANGEWKGFEVDLIHKLCSEMKAECEIREVAWDGIIPSLLAKKIDVIFSSMSVTEEREKQIAFSKAYYDSVIAVVGPKDASVKKYPDDLKGKIIGVQNSTVSASYLKTYYEKIADVKYYDTQDSANADLIAGRIDLMMADGTAMAAFVKTPDAKDLAYLSSVPYDPIFGKGVGAGMRKDDAELKAKLDKAIQELLASKDYDELSQSYFGTSVKPAF from the coding sequence ATGGGAAATCGACGTTTTGCAAACTGGTTGAGCGGTGCGGCCTGCATCATGCTGGCCGGGATGAGCGCGGCACAGGCGCAGCCGATCAGGTTCGCAGTGGCCGCGGAACCCTATCCGCCGTACACCGAAAAGCAGGCCAATGGCGAATGGAAAGGTTTTGAAGTCGATCTGATTCACAAGCTGTGCAGCGAAATGAAAGCCGAGTGCGAGATCAGGGAAGTGGCGTGGGACGGGATCATTCCGTCGCTGCTGGCGAAGAAGATCGACGTGATTTTCTCTTCGATGTCGGTGACTGAAGAGCGCGAAAAACAGATCGCCTTCAGCAAGGCGTATTACGACTCGGTGATAGCCGTTGTCGGGCCGAAGGACGCTTCAGTCAAGAAATACCCGGATGACCTCAAGGGCAAGATCATTGGCGTGCAGAACTCTACCGTGAGCGCCAGTTACCTCAAGACCTACTACGAAAAAATCGCCGACGTTAAATACTACGATACCCAGGATTCGGCCAACGCCGACCTGATCGCCGGGCGCATCGACCTGATGATGGCGGATGGCACGGCCATGGCCGCGTTCGTCAAAACCCCGGACGCCAAGGACCTGGCTTACCTCAGCTCGGTGCCCTACGACCCGATCTTCGGCAAAGGCGTCGGCGCCGGTATGCGCAAGGACGATGCCGAGCTCAAGGCCAAGCTCGACAAGGCGATCCAGGAACTGCTGGCGAGCAAAGACTATGACGAGCTGTCGCAGAGCTACTTCGGTACCAGCGTGAAGCCTGCGTTCTGA
- a CDS encoding aminotransferase class I/II-fold pyridoxal phosphate-dependent enzyme — MRFSPFVERISGQGVAAWDIHYAANAAQRNGEDVIILSVGDPDFPTPDFITDAAIHALREGDTHYTEIAGRQALREAIAARYSDVIDRELQAANVIVAAGAQNALFAASMCLLSAGDEVIALDPMYVTYEATLKASGATLVRVPCAADAGFRLDAAVLAKAITPRTRAIFFSNPNNPTGVVLNREELQAIADLAIAHDLWVVVDEVYESLAYERTHLSLAALPGMAERCVVIGSLSKSHAMTGWRIGWIVADEALVNHVETLVLSMLYGLPGFVMEAALKAVQSHDEVTHGMREIYRRRRDLVVSGLADCPGIGVLNPDAGMFVLVDVRGTGLTSLEFAWRLLREAGVSVLDAAAFGEPAQGFVRLSFTLGEERLAQACQRIRDFVLVLNAEAPRPVTRTVTCTTTVEPTAAKTMIEVDRLHKRFGNIEVLKGVSLTACEGEVISLIGASGSGKSTLLRCINMLEVPDQGRILVDGESIHLNQNRPGAPLVSDAKQLVRIRSSLGMVFQNFNLWPHRTVLENLIEAPTQVLRESRAEATERAEALLERVGLAAKRNEYPAFLSGGQQQRVAIARALAMRPKVMLFDEPTSALDPELVGEVLRVIRSLAEEGRTMILVTHEMAFARDVSSKVAFLHQGLIEETGSPDDVFVHPRSERCRQFVNAHQTR; from the coding sequence ATGCGGTTTTCACCCTTTGTTGAGCGGATCAGTGGCCAAGGCGTTGCCGCCTGGGATATCCACTACGCGGCCAATGCCGCCCAGCGCAATGGCGAGGATGTGATCATCCTCAGTGTCGGCGACCCGGATTTCCCCACCCCCGATTTCATCACCGATGCCGCGATCCATGCGCTGCGCGAAGGTGACACCCACTACACCGAAATCGCCGGTCGCCAGGCCCTGCGTGAGGCCATCGCCGCCCGCTACAGCGATGTGATCGACCGTGAACTGCAAGCGGCCAACGTGATTGTCGCGGCAGGGGCGCAAAATGCGCTGTTCGCCGCCTCGATGTGCCTGCTCAGCGCGGGCGACGAGGTAATAGCGCTCGACCCGATGTACGTCACCTACGAAGCCACGCTCAAGGCGTCCGGTGCCACGCTGGTGCGCGTGCCCTGTGCCGCGGACGCCGGTTTCCGCCTCGATGCCGCGGTGCTGGCGAAGGCGATTACCCCGCGAACCCGGGCGATTTTCTTCTCCAACCCGAACAACCCTACGGGCGTAGTGCTCAACCGCGAGGAGTTGCAAGCCATCGCCGACCTCGCCATCGCCCATGACCTGTGGGTGGTGGTGGACGAGGTCTACGAGAGCCTTGCCTATGAGCGCACTCATTTGAGTCTCGCAGCGTTGCCCGGCATGGCCGAGCGCTGCGTGGTGATCGGCAGCCTGTCCAAATCCCATGCGATGACCGGTTGGCGGATCGGCTGGATCGTGGCCGATGAAGCGTTGGTCAATCACGTCGAAACCCTGGTGTTGAGCATGCTTTACGGCCTGCCGGGGTTTGTCATGGAGGCGGCGCTCAAGGCCGTGCAGTCCCACGACGAAGTGACCCATGGCATGCGTGAGATCTACCGCCGCCGTCGCGATCTGGTGGTGTCAGGACTGGCGGATTGCCCGGGCATTGGCGTGCTCAATCCCGATGCCGGCATGTTCGTCCTGGTCGACGTGCGCGGCACTGGACTGACGTCGCTGGAATTCGCCTGGCGTCTGCTGCGCGAAGCCGGTGTGTCGGTGCTGGATGCAGCGGCATTCGGCGAACCGGCCCAAGGTTTTGTACGGTTGTCGTTCACCCTTGGAGAAGAACGGCTGGCCCAGGCCTGCCAGCGCATTCGCGACTTTGTGCTGGTGTTGAACGCAGAAGCGCCACGGCCGGTGACCCGTACCGTAACGTGCACCACGACCGTCGAACCGACCGCGGCCAAAACCATGATCGAAGTCGATCGCCTGCACAAACGCTTCGGCAATATCGAGGTGCTCAAAGGCGTTTCCCTGACCGCTTGCGAGGGGGAGGTGATCTCCCTGATCGGCGCCAGCGGCTCGGGTAAAAGCACCTTGCTGCGCTGCATCAACATGCTTGAGGTGCCGGACCAGGGACGCATCCTGGTCGATGGCGAAAGCATTCACCTGAACCAGAATCGTCCCGGCGCACCGCTGGTATCAGACGCCAAACAACTGGTGCGCATCCGTTCCAGCCTGGGCATGGTGTTCCAGAACTTCAACCTCTGGCCCCATCGCACGGTGCTGGAAAACCTCATCGAAGCGCCGACCCAGGTCCTGCGTGAAAGCCGTGCGGAGGCCACTGAACGGGCCGAAGCCCTGCTCGAACGCGTGGGTCTTGCGGCCAAGCGCAACGAGTACCCGGCGTTTCTCTCCGGGGGACAGCAACAACGGGTGGCCATTGCCCGGGCTTTGGCCATGCGGCCCAAGGTCATGCTGTTCGATGAACCCACCTCGGCACTCGACCCGGAACTGGTCGGTGAAGTGCTGCGGGTGATCCGCTCCCTCGCCGAAGAAGGCCGGACCATGATCCTGGTGACTCATGAAATGGCTTTTGCACGCGATGTCTCTTCCAAAGTCGCCTTCCTGCATCAAGGGCTGATCGAGGAAACCGGTTCGCCGGACGACGTGTTCGTACACCCACGCAGCGAGCGTTGCCGACAATTCGTCAACGCTCATCAGACTCGCTAA
- a CDS encoding MFS transporter, translated as MKSRSERGALISLSLSMLLSSLGTSIANVGLPTLAQAFGASFQQVQWVVLAYLLAITALIVGAGRLGDVFGRRRLLLIGMSLFTLASILCALAPDLWLLIAARTLQGTGAAIMMALTMALVGEAVPKARMGSAMGALGTMSAIGTSLGPTLGGFLIASLGWPAIFLINVPLGILAIGLAQHFLPNDRHEKRADVDVLGTVVLGLTLLSYTLAMTLGRGSFGSLNAALLLAAVIGLCGFVYVEQAAESPLLRLSMLCHPPLSAGFAMNALVTTVVMATLVVGPFYLTGALALDAASAGLVMSTGPLVAALAAIAAGRWVDRLGAYRSSTLGLIAMLIGACLLPAMPTGFGVLGYILPLAVMTAGYALFQTANNTAVMADVTARQRGVVSGLLGLSRNLGLITGASVMGAIFAFGSASSDILQAGPAAIVPGMRLTFMVAAGLIGAALIIGILSQRRSRVAAPSC; from the coding sequence ATGAAATCCCGATCTGAACGTGGAGCATTGATCAGCCTTTCGTTATCCATGTTGCTGTCGTCCCTCGGCACCAGCATTGCGAACGTTGGTTTGCCGACACTGGCCCAAGCGTTTGGCGCATCCTTCCAGCAAGTGCAGTGGGTGGTGCTCGCCTATCTGCTGGCCATCACCGCCCTGATCGTTGGCGCTGGGCGGTTGGGCGACGTCTTTGGCCGTCGGCGCCTGTTATTGATAGGGATGTCGTTGTTTACGCTGGCCTCGATCCTGTGCGCACTGGCACCCGATCTCTGGCTGCTGATCGCAGCCCGAACCCTGCAAGGCACAGGCGCAGCGATCATGATGGCGTTGACCATGGCGCTGGTGGGTGAGGCGGTGCCGAAGGCCCGGATGGGCAGCGCGATGGGCGCGCTCGGCACGATGTCGGCGATTGGCACGTCGCTCGGACCGACCCTCGGCGGTTTTTTGATTGCCAGTCTGGGATGGCCGGCAATTTTTCTGATCAATGTGCCGTTGGGTATTTTGGCGATTGGGCTGGCGCAGCATTTTTTACCCAATGATCGCCATGAGAAGAGGGCGGATGTCGATGTCCTGGGCACGGTGGTGCTGGGGCTGACGCTGCTGTCCTATACCCTGGCGATGACCCTCGGGCGTGGCAGCTTTGGTTCGTTGAATGCGGCTTTGTTGCTGGCGGCAGTGATCGGGTTGTGCGGGTTTGTCTACGTCGAGCAGGCAGCCGAGTCGCCGCTGCTTCGATTGTCGATGTTGTGCCATCCGCCCTTGAGTGCAGGTTTCGCCATGAACGCACTGGTGACGACAGTGGTCATGGCCACCCTGGTCGTCGGGCCGTTTTATCTGACGGGGGCGCTGGCGCTGGATGCAGCGAGCGCCGGATTGGTGATGTCCACGGGGCCGCTGGTTGCGGCACTGGCCGCGATTGCGGCAGGACGCTGGGTCGATCGATTGGGTGCGTATCGCTCCAGTACGCTCGGATTGATTGCGATGTTGATCGGCGCATGCCTGCTGCCTGCCATGCCGACCGGGTTCGGAGTGCTCGGGTACATCCTGCCGCTGGCTGTGATGACCGCCGGTTATGCCCTGTTCCAGACGGCCAACAATACGGCCGTCATGGCGGACGTGACAGCCCGCCAACGTGGTGTCGTTTCCGGATTGCTCGGCCTGTCACGCAACCTCGGATTGATCACAGGCGCTTCGGTGATGGGCGCGATATTCGCTTTCGGCTCGGCCAGTAGCGACATCTTGCAGGCCGGGCCCGCAGCCATCGTGCCGGGAATGCGCCTCACATTCATGGTCGCCGCCGGGCTGATTGGCGCGGCGCTGATCATTGGCATCCTCAGCCAGCGCCGTTCCCGAGTCGCCGCCCCCTCGTGCTGA
- a CDS encoding LysR family transcriptional regulator, with translation MPDLNLLITLNVLLEERSVARAAIRLHLSPSAMSRALARLRETLGDPLLVRAGRGLVPTPRALALRERVSALVHDAEAVLRPDEALDLRQLVRTFTLRTSDGFVENFGPSLIARVNEEAPGVRLNFVQKLNKDSTLLRDGSVDLETGVIGQSTSPEVRTRLLFGDRFIAAVRKGHSLTRGSMTAERYAAARHILVSRRGHDKGVMDEALNLLGLEREIVTIVGGFSAALALARASDLVATVPERHVGHLCEGMHCFDLPFATPTITVSMLWHPRMDADPAHRWLRGCVRDICSR, from the coding sequence ATGCCGGATCTGAATCTGCTGATCACCCTGAATGTATTGCTGGAGGAACGCAGCGTGGCTCGCGCCGCAATACGTCTGCACCTCAGCCCATCGGCCATGAGCCGGGCCTTGGCACGCTTGCGCGAAACCCTGGGCGACCCACTGCTGGTCAGGGCTGGTCGCGGCCTGGTGCCCACGCCCAGGGCGCTGGCGTTGCGTGAACGAGTCAGCGCACTGGTGCACGACGCCGAGGCCGTGCTGCGACCGGACGAAGCACTCGACCTCCGGCAACTGGTCCGCACCTTCACCCTGCGCACCAGCGACGGCTTCGTGGAAAACTTCGGGCCGTCACTTATCGCCCGGGTAAACGAAGAAGCCCCCGGTGTCCGCCTGAATTTTGTGCAGAAGCTGAACAAGGACAGCACCCTGTTGCGCGACGGCTCCGTCGATCTGGAGACCGGCGTCATCGGGCAATCCACCAGCCCGGAAGTGCGCACCCGCCTGTTGTTTGGCGACCGCTTCATCGCTGCGGTGCGCAAGGGGCATTCATTGACCAGGGGCAGCATGACCGCCGAGCGCTATGCGGCAGCCAGGCACATTCTGGTTTCACGGCGCGGGCACGACAAAGGCGTCATGGATGAAGCGTTGAACCTGCTCGGACTGGAACGGGAAATCGTCACCATCGTCGGCGGTTTTTCTGCGGCGCTGGCACTGGCGCGGGCTTCGGACCTGGTCGCCACGGTGCCTGAACGCCACGTCGGCCACCTCTGTGAAGGGATGCATTGCTTCGACTTGCCGTTCGCCACACCGACCATCACCGTCTCGATGCTCTGGCATCCGCGCATGGATGCAGACCCCGCCCATCGCTGGTTGCGCGGTTGCGTGCGGGACATTTGCAGTCGGTAG
- a CDS encoding cupin domain-containing protein, producing MRRNLLLVSAAVLASVVGYVQAQELRPAAATPAKSWQQGLHRTDLIRQDLDVSNPEVIQVRVDFDSGVVSPKHAHPGVEVAYVISGTFEYQLEGRAPVTLKAGDSLFIPAGVAHVAKNVGSDKASELATYMVQKGEPLLILKE from the coding sequence ATGCGACGCAATCTTTTACTGGTCAGCGCGGCGGTACTCGCCTCCGTGGTCGGCTACGTTCAGGCACAAGAGCTGAGACCGGCAGCTGCGACGCCAGCCAAAAGCTGGCAGCAGGGCCTTCATCGCACCGACCTGATTCGTCAGGATCTGGACGTATCCAATCCCGAAGTCATTCAGGTGCGCGTGGATTTCGATTCGGGAGTGGTGTCGCCCAAACACGCACATCCGGGGGTGGAAGTCGCCTATGTCATCAGCGGTACTTTCGAGTATCAACTGGAAGGGCGCGCGCCGGTCACGCTGAAGGCCGGCGACTCGCTGTTCATTCCTGCCGGTGTGGCGCATGTGGCGAAGAATGTCGGTTCGGACAAAGCGTCGGAGCTGGCGACGTACATGGTGCAGAAGGGCGAGCCGCTGTTGATTCTCAAGGAGTAA
- the katG gene encoding catalase/peroxidase HPI, which produces MSTESKCPFNHAAGGGTTNRDWWPNQLNLKILSQHSPKSDPLGGDFNYAAAFKSLDFQALKNDLNALMTDSQEWWPADFGHYGPFFIRMAWHSAGTYRTGDGRGGAGSGQQRFAPLNSWPDNVSLDKARRLLWPIKQKYGNKISWADLIVLTGNVALESMGFKTFGFSGGRPDVWEPDEDVYWGSENKWLGGDSRYGKDDSKPVQPPGDVPLVAEPGRNEDSRVEDGRNLENPLAAVQMGLIYVNPEGPEGEPDPVASAKDIRETFGRMAMNDEETVALIAGGHAFGKTHGAGPADHVGPEPEAAGLELQGLGWKSTFGTGKGPDTITSGLEVTWTTTPTKWSNNYLENLFGFDWELTKSPAGAHQWKPKNGAGAGIIPDPFDSSKRRDPTMLTSDLALRFDPIYEPISRRFLANPDQLADAFARAWYKLIHRDMGPLSRYLGPEMPAEELLWQDPIPDVDHPLIGDSDVAALKGKIAASGLSVSQLVSTAWAAASTFRGSDKRGGANGGRLRLAPQKSWQANQPEQLANVLAKLEGIQGEFNNGGKKISLADLIVLAGSVGVEQAAKNAGHSVTVPFTPGRMDATQEQTDVDSFGFLEPIADGFRNYLKQQYRVSAESLLIDKAQLLTLTAPEMTVLLGGLRVLNTNVGQSKHGVFTSRPEALTNDFFTNLLDMGVEWKPVSDAAQEFEGRDRNSGAVKWTGTRVDLVFGSNAQLRALAEVYASADAKDKFVKDFVAAWTKVMNLDRFDLNHVV; this is translated from the coding sequence ATGTCAACTGAATCGAAATGCCCGTTCAATCACGCCGCTGGCGGTGGCACGACGAACCGCGACTGGTGGCCGAACCAACTGAATTTGAAGATCTTGAGCCAGCATTCGCCCAAGTCTGACCCGTTGGGGGGCGACTTCAACTACGCCGCAGCTTTCAAAAGCCTGGACTTTCAGGCGCTGAAAAATGACCTGAACGCTTTGATGACCGACTCCCAGGAGTGGTGGCCCGCCGACTTCGGCCATTACGGACCCTTCTTTATTCGTATGGCCTGGCACAGCGCAGGCACCTATCGCACCGGTGACGGGCGCGGCGGTGCCGGTTCCGGCCAGCAACGCTTCGCACCGCTCAACAGCTGGCCGGATAACGTCAGCCTCGACAAGGCGCGCCGGCTTCTCTGGCCAATCAAGCAGAAGTACGGCAACAAGATTTCCTGGGCGGACCTGATCGTCCTCACCGGTAACGTGGCGCTGGAATCCATGGGCTTCAAGACCTTCGGATTTTCCGGCGGCCGTCCCGACGTGTGGGAGCCGGACGAAGACGTTTACTGGGGCTCGGAAAACAAATGGCTGGGCGGCGACAGCCGTTACGGCAAGGATGACAGCAAGCCCGTGCAACCACCTGGCGATGTTCCACTGGTTGCCGAGCCGGGCAGAAACGAAGACAGTCGGGTGGAAGATGGCCGTAATCTGGAAAACCCCCTCGCCGCTGTGCAGATGGGCCTGATCTACGTGAACCCCGAAGGCCCGGAAGGTGAGCCTGACCCGGTCGCATCGGCCAAGGACATTCGTGAAACCTTCGGCCGCATGGCAATGAACGACGAAGAAACCGTCGCACTGATCGCCGGTGGCCACGCTTTTGGCAAGACCCACGGTGCCGGTCCGGCCGACCACGTGGGGCCTGAGCCCGAAGCGGCCGGTCTTGAGCTGCAAGGCCTGGGCTGGAAGAGCACGTTCGGCACCGGTAAGGGGCCGGACACCATCACCAGCGGCCTCGAAGTGACCTGGACCACGACGCCAACGAAGTGGAGCAACAACTACCTGGAAAACCTCTTCGGCTTCGACTGGGAACTGACCAAAAGCCCAGCGGGTGCTCACCAGTGGAAACCGAAAAACGGCGCTGGCGCAGGCATCATTCCCGACCCGTTCGATTCGTCAAAACGTCGCGATCCGACCATGCTGACTTCGGACCTGGCCCTGCGCTTCGACCCGATCTATGAACCGATCTCGCGGCGCTTCCTGGCCAACCCCGATCAGCTCGCCGACGCGTTTGCCCGCGCCTGGTACAAACTCATCCACCGCGACATGGGCCCACTCTCGCGCTACCTCGGCCCGGAAATGCCCGCCGAAGAACTGCTGTGGCAAGACCCGATTCCTGACGTCGATCACCCACTGATCGGTGACAGCGATGTTGCCGCACTCAAGGGCAAAATTGCTGCCTCGGGCCTGTCGGTTTCGCAACTGGTGTCGACGGCCTGGGCAGCCGCCTCGACGTTCCGTGGTTCGGATAAACGCGGCGGTGCCAACGGCGGCCGCCTGCGCCTGGCCCCGCAGAAATCCTGGCAGGCCAACCAGCCGGAGCAACTGGCGAATGTGTTGGCGAAACTCGAAGGCATCCAGGGCGAGTTCAACAATGGCGGCAAGAAAATCTCCCTGGCCGACCTGATCGTACTCGCCGGCAGCGTGGGTGTGGAGCAAGCGGCGAAGAATGCCGGCCACAGCGTAACGGTGCCATTCACACCGGGTCGCATGGACGCCACTCAGGAGCAGACGGATGTCGACTCTTTCGGCTTCCTTGAACCGATTGCCGACGGTTTCCGTAACTACCTCAAGCAACAATACCGCGTGTCCGCCGAATCCTTGTTGATCGACAAGGCACAACTGCTGACACTGACGGCGCCGGAAATGACGGTGTTGCTGGGCGGCCTGCGCGTGTTGAACACCAATGTCGGCCAGAGCAAACACGGTGTGTTCACCTCGCGTCCGGAAGCGCTGACCAACGACTTCTTCACCAACCTGCTCGACATGGGCGTGGAGTGGAAGCCGGTATCGGACGCCGCACAGGAGTTTGAAGGACGTGATCGCAACAGCGGTGCAGTGAAGTGGACGGGTACCCGGGTCGACCTGGTGTTTGGCTCCAACGCACAGTTGCGCGCACTGGCCGAGGTGTATGCCAGTGCCGATGCGAAGGACAAGTTCGTCAAGGACTTCGTCGCTGCGTGGACCAAGGTGATGAACCTGGATCGCTTCGACTTAAACCACGTCGTCTAG
- a CDS encoding YbdD/YjiX family protein, translating to MFNDLSRLGKYLGQAARLMVGMPDYDNYVEHMQTRHPDKPLMDYEAFFRERQEARYGSKAGPKCC from the coding sequence ATGTTCAATGACCTGAGTCGCCTCGGTAAATACCTCGGTCAGGCTGCGCGCCTGATGGTCGGCATGCCCGACTACGACAACTACGTCGAGCATATGCAGACCCGGCACCCGGACAAACCGCTGATGGACTACGAGGCGTTCTTCCGCGAACGCCAGGAAGCACGGTACGGCAGCAAGGCCGGACCGAAGTGTTGTTGA
- a CDS encoding carbon starvation CstA family protein, with product MPRLAKHLAWFAVAVLGAIALSVVALRRGEAINALWIVVAAVAIYLVAYRYYSLFIANKVMQLDPARATPAVLNNDGLDYVPTNKHVLFGHHFAAIAGAGPLVGPVLAAQMGYLPGTLWLIAGVVLAGAVQDFMVLFMSTRRNGRSLGDMVREEMGRIPGTIALFGCFLIMIIILAVLALIVVKALAESPWGIFTVMATIPIAMFMGIYMRYIRPGRIGEISVIGVLLLLGSIWLGGQIAADPVWAKAFTFTGLQITWMLIGYGFVAAVLPVWLILAPRDYLSTFLKIGTIVALAIGILVTMPELKMPALTQFIDGTGPVWKGGLFPFLFITIACGAVSGFHALIASGTTPKLLANEGHARYIGYGGMLMESFVAIMAMVAASVIDPGVYFAMNSPAAVVGADAVAVAQTVSSWGFAITPQALQAVAHDIGETTILARAGGAPTLAVGIAQILHQLLPGENTMAFWYHFAILFEALFILTAVDAGTRAGRFMLQDLLGSFVPALKRTESWTANLIATAGCVAMWGYLLYQGVIDPLGGINTLWPLFGISNQMLAGIALMLGTVVLIKMKRQRYVWVTLLPAVWLLICTTTAGFIKLFDANPAIGFLALAKKYSDALANGQVLAPAKSIDQMQHVIFNAYTNATLTALFLFVVFSILFFALKVGIAAWGTQERTDKEAPFQALPDA from the coding sequence ATGCCCCGTCTGGCTAAACACCTTGCCTGGTTTGCCGTGGCTGTCCTGGGAGCGATTGCGCTGAGTGTCGTGGCCCTGCGCCGCGGCGAAGCGATCAACGCCTTGTGGATCGTCGTCGCAGCTGTCGCTATCTATCTGGTTGCCTACCGCTATTACAGCCTGTTCATCGCCAACAAAGTGATGCAGCTCGATCCAGCTCGGGCCACTCCGGCTGTGCTCAACAATGATGGTCTGGACTATGTTCCGACCAACAAACACGTGCTCTTCGGTCACCACTTCGCGGCCATCGCCGGTGCAGGTCCACTGGTCGGCCCGGTCCTGGCGGCGCAGATGGGCTATCTGCCCGGCACGCTGTGGCTGATCGCCGGCGTGGTGCTGGCCGGTGCCGTTCAGGACTTCATGGTCCTGTTCATGTCCACCCGCCGCAACGGTCGTTCCCTGGGCGATATGGTCCGCGAAGAAATGGGCCGGATTCCCGGCACCATCGCGCTGTTCGGCTGCTTCCTGATCATGATCATCATCCTCGCGGTGCTGGCGCTGATCGTGGTCAAAGCCCTGGCCGAGAGCCCGTGGGGTATTTTCACGGTGATGGCGACCATCCCGATCGCGATGTTCATGGGCATCTACATGCGCTACATCCGCCCGGGTCGCATCGGCGAAATCTCGGTGATCGGCGTGCTGTTGCTGCTCGGTTCGATCTGGCTCGGCGGGCAGATTGCCGCTGATCCGGTCTGGGCCAAGGCCTTTACCTTTACCGGTCTTCAAATTACCTGGATGCTGATTGGCTACGGTTTCGTCGCCGCAGTGTTGCCGGTGTGGCTGATCCTGGCCCCGCGCGACTACCTGTCGACCTTCCTCAAGATCGGCACCATCGTCGCATTGGCCATCGGCATCCTGGTGACCATGCCCGAGCTGAAAATGCCGGCGCTGACCCAGTTCATCGATGGTACCGGTCCGGTATGGAAGGGCGGTCTGTTCCCGTTCCTGTTCATCACCATCGCCTGTGGCGCGGTGTCGGGTTTCCATGCGCTGATCGCTTCCGGCACCACGCCGAAGTTGCTCGCCAATGAGGGGCATGCCCGTTACATCGGCTACGGCGGCATGCTGATGGAGTCCTTCGTGGCGATCATGGCCATGGTCGCGGCTTCGGTGATTGATCCGGGCGTGTATTTCGCCATGAACAGCCCGGCGGCCGTGGTGGGCGCCGATGCGGTGGCCGTTGCACAAACCGTTAGTAGCTGGGGCTTTGCAATTACCCCGCAAGCGCTGCAAGCGGTGGCCCACGACATCGGTGAAACCACGATTCTGGCCCGTGCCGGCGGTGCGCCGACCCTGGCGGTCGGTATCGCGCAGATCCTGCACCAGCTGTTGCCGGGCGAGAACACCATGGCGTTCTGGTACCACTTCGCGATCCTGTTCGAAGCGCTGTTCATCCTGACGGCAGTCGACGCTGGCACCCGAGCCGGGCGCTTCATGCTCCAGGATTTGCTCGGCTCTTTCGTGCCAGCGTTGAAACGCACCGAATCCTGGACCGCCAACCTGATTGCCACCGCCGGTTGCGTGGCCATGTGGGGTTATCTGCTGTACCAGGGCGTGATCGATCCACTGGGTGGCATCAACACCTTGTGGCCGTTGTTCGGCATCTCCAACCAGATGCTGGCCGGTATCGCATTGATGCTCGGCACCGTGGTACTGATCAAGATGAAGCGCCAGCGTTATGTCTGGGTGACCTTGCTGCCGGCTGTATGGCTGTTGATCTGCACCACCACCGCAGGCTTTATCAAGCTGTTCGACGCCAACCCGGCGATTGGCTTCCTGGCGCTGGCGAAAAAATACAGCGATGCCCTGGCTAATGGTCAGGTGCTGGCTCCGGCCAAGAGCATCGACCAGATGCAGCACGTGATCTTCAACGCCTACACCAACGCAACGCTGACGGCATTGTTCCTGTTCGTGGTGTTCAGCATCCTGTTCTTCGCGCTCAAGGTCGGCATCGCTGCCTGGGGCACCCAGGAACGTACGGATAAAGAAGCGCCATTCCAAGCGCTGCCGGATGCCTGA